TCGACTATGAACCAAGAGAGGTTAAACTTAAAGCTTAGAGGGTATAATTTTTTCACTGAGGACATATAATGTACGAAAGAAACTACAATTTGATATCAGATAAGTTTAAAGAATTTTTCTTACCTACCCTGCTGATGTCTATGGCCATTAACACAAGCACGTTCATAGACACTTTAATTGTAGGTAACACTTTGGGACCTATTAATATTTCAGCTATGGCGCTTATTGCCCCTATAATCACATTTATTAACCTGATTTACTGGATGATTGGGTTGGGGGGATCTCTACTTGTATCGGTTTCAAAGGCAGAGCGAAATGAAGAAAAGGCAGATATGTATTTCACACTTTCAATGGTCCTTTTGGCAGTTATTGGAGTGCTGTTCTCTGCATTTGGGATAATCTTTCTGGATAATATCGTTGCCACACTCACCACTAATCCAGCACTTGCAGTACTGGTTAAGAAATTTTTAGGGGTATATTTCCTGGGATCGCCTTTCCTGTTCGTTTTAATGGGAATTGCCTACTTTATACGGGCAGATGGTAAACCTCGGCTATCATTTTATGCTCTTCTGATTTCAAATGTGGTGAACCTTATACTGGATTTGGTTTTTATTTTAGGTCTTGGTATGGATATAGGCGGAGCAGCTCTTGCTACAATATCAGGATACGCAGTTGGAACTGTATTCATAATGCAGTATTTCTTTGCTAAAGATAGGACAATGCACTTTATATCTCTAGTAAAATGTAAATTGTCCTTAGTTTATGACATTATAACCTCAGGATTCCCATCAGCATCGGGACAGCTGTTTTTAACTATAAAGCTGTTCTTAATCAACACATTCATAGCGTTAGTCGCAGGTAAGCAGGGATTAACAGCTTTTTCTGTGTATTACAACAGCATGTTCATGGTATACATCTTTTTAATAGGAACTGCCCAATCTATGTCACCTATAGCTTCTATATATTACCAGGAAAAAGACTATTCTGGAGTAAAATTCACCATTGAAAGGTCTTTAAAAATAGTGCTGGCATCAGGTACTGCATTCACAATATTGTTCCTGGCATTCCCATCTCTACTCTTAAACATGTTTGGTGTAAATGATCCGGCGGATATGGCTGTGGGAATTAACGCATTGAGGATACTTTCCCTGAGTATTATAGGTACGGGTATAACATTTTTAATGATGTTTTACACGCAGGCAATACAGCGCAAAAAACTGTCATTTGCAATTTCAATAATGGAAGGCCTTTTAATTCCCGTAGCATGTGCATATCTCCTCTCAGGAATTATGGGAGTTGATGGAATATGGATATCATTAGTGGTAGCGGAAATAGGTACAATTATGATGATATACTTTGCAACCAAGATAGTATCTGAACGTTCAAAGG
This window of the Methanobacterium veterum genome carries:
- a CDS encoding MATE family efflux transporter, with amino-acid sequence MYERNYNLISDKFKEFFLPTLLMSMAINTSTFIDTLIVGNTLGPINISAMALIAPIITFINLIYWMIGLGGSLLVSVSKAERNEEKADMYFTLSMVLLAVIGVLFSAFGIIFLDNIVATLTTNPALAVLVKKFLGVYFLGSPFLFVLMGIAYFIRADGKPRLSFYALLISNVVNLILDLVFILGLGMDIGGAALATISGYAVGTVFIMQYFFAKDRTMHFISLVKCKLSLVYDIITSGFPSASGQLFLTIKLFLINTFIALVAGKQGLTAFSVYYNSMFMVYIFLIGTAQSMSPIASIYYQEKDYSGVKFTIERSLKIVLASGTAFTILFLAFPSLLLNMFGVNDPADMAVGINALRILSLSIIGTGITFLMMFYTQAIQRKKLSFAISIMEGLLIPVACAYLLSGIMGVDGIWISLVVAEIGTIMMIYFATKIVSERSKGKFSGFFLLGNYKDTPVLDVTIHSSVEDVVGLSQKLIDFTKENGVDAKVALRIGMAVEEMAVNTIKFNNNEIECIDILSKIEEDEITIAFKDPGKEFNPSTYTCEEKDSFENIEVLQKIADDISYARLIGLNSTVITIKR